The sequence ACTTTGTAAATCCAAGCAATGCATTCAGTCTCTCTGATCCTTAGATTCCCTAGAAACTGGGCTGAATAGTCCCCTTCCTGTTGTATTTAGGATTTAGTCATAGGATCAGGAGGTGAAGTTAGTACAATCAGCTTTTAAGAGGAAAGACACTGTCTAAtcaccacaaacacacacgcaaAAGCTCCTCACTCACTTCTTCATCAATTGAAACTTCTCCACAACAACTCTACAACAAATTAGTTCTTTCTCCACAACAAATTAGTAAAAGTGTAGGATGAATTCCAGGACAGCCCCACACAGTAGTAATGCCCAATGACCTCAGCCCTAGTGATGAAAGTATTGGGTCGCCATAATCATTGCctcagcaaacattttttccagaacagatttgttttgttttgttttgttttgttttgttttgttttctggtatacgggcctctcactgctgtggcccctcccgtcgcggagcgcaggctccggacgcgcaggcccagcggccatggctcacgggcccagccgctccgcggcacgtgggatcctcccggaccggggcacgaacccacgtcccctgcatcggcaggcggacccccaaccactgcgccaccagggaagccccagatttttttttaatgaaaaaaatgtgggAAAATATCTTGAATTTGAGAGAATTGGctaaacttaaaattttacagAAGGATcctaaagaaaggggaaaattctGTTATAAAGTGTAGATACATAAGGAAATCCAAATtccaagattaaaaaataaaatgagctttATAGGATCAGAATGTGTTTGGGGGTTGCAGGGGGGCCTGTATTGTGCCTCCAGAGCCAGTATTCATTGACTTTTGTCATACTGGAATGTGCTTCATGTATATTTTGAGAGCTAATTTCTTTTCTAGGAATTGGGGAAACCTAAAAATGGTGTATCAGGATACTTTGTGCAATAGTGCTATAGACTTTCCTGTACAGCTTCTATCAAGCAATTGCCAACCCTTACATTTACATAATAACTTTACAAAGTACTTGCTTTCATAAAAGCTTCTAAATGAgacatgaaagacaaaaatattatttccattttgacccaagggtaaaataatttttctgtgctCATATAATAACTGAGTGATGGAACAGGGTTTCATTTTCGTGCTTCTTTCAATACACCTCTGAGTTGGTTCATTAACAGGCTGAGATCCATGGTAGAAATGGGTACCTGTTCTAGAGAGAGCCACGTTGGTTTCCTTGATCAAAACTCAGAAGTGCATCACACATACTTTCAACTCTCAAATCGAAAACTGgatgtttaccttttttttatgtttcttctgctaactttttaaTGCATTGAAGATATTTAGGTGGAAAAAGtcaaaggaaagatttttttctttatctttgaggAGTCCTAGCTTTTACTTCTATTTGAaagattcttcatttttctcctctgagtTATGGCTCCTGATTCTGGTAGGAAAATCTTATCCCTAATATTGTTTAAtcagagacaaaaggaaaaatgtcCAAGTGCCAAGCATGGTCTGTATTCCACCAGAAACTTCATGACCCTGAAAATTCATGTGGCTGAGGAGGAGTCCAGCCAACTGCTGTCTCCCAGTTATAAAACAGGATGCAAGAGGCTAACTTCCTTCTGCAATATGGTGGAAGAGTTTTAGTCAACGCAGTAGAGGCAGCTGATAGAGCTCTGTTTCCTCACCCTTTGTAACAGAACAGGAGctttcatatttaatttcattagGAGGTTGGGGGAGTGGGTTTATCAGGGAATTTTTTGAAATGGCTGTTGAGATGGAGCCTTGGCTCTTGCTGGCATAAAATCAACATTAAACATAGAGTGTAATTACACCTATTTTGTCCACTTGGCCAGAAAGACTCATGGTGAACTTTAGGAACAAAATGCCTAACACTTACATGGCATTTACGATGTCTGGCACTATTCAAAGTCTTTAAATGTATTAGTTCATTTTATGCTCACAATAATCTGGTGAGGTAGGGCTatgattattcctattttaaagaggaggagactgaggcacagaaagattatGAAACATGCCTAAGGTCACATATCTAGTAAGCAAATGAGCTGAAATTTGAACTCAGGTAATCTGACTCCAGGGTCTGTGCTGTCTAGCCACATTGGGGAAAAGGGAAGCTTATTAGGCAATTATCAGATGATCTTCTGAGCCAATCAGAGGAGGTTCCATACAGATAAGAGGCACAGTAATTAATACAGCCTCCTTTTATTATTCACccatgagaaataatttttatttttgaataagcaAATGTGTGAATGAGTTAGATAAGAAAACCCAAAACTAAACAGGAGACTAATATGGATAGTGTTTTATAGCATTTAAAGTTTACAAAATCCTTTCTCATATTTTTGACTTGCAAAACCACATAAAATATATCGTATCCCTAtgttatcaaagaggaaatgaaagatcAGAGAGCTGATATAATGTGTTCGAGACCGACAActaggaataaaaagaattggGATTAGAATGTGCATTATTCCAGCTTCCATGCTTTTGAAACTACACTACATATTCATGGGATTCCCTCAGAGCTAATGGACCAGTACCTATgggaaaagagaaagttaaaCTGGAGCCATCTACATCCTTTCCATCGTTAGTAAGAGAACAAAGATGAAAACTGGTTGCCTTTTATATTGTTTTAGCCAAAGTCATTTGGTTCTTTCCCTTTATACCTGCTGTAAATCTGATTTGAAAGCAGCTCTTTGACCCTTACAGAAACCATCACATTGTGTTAAAGGCAAAGGGTAATCTACTCTGTTCTCTTAATCTCACTTTGTGATAGACGTGAGGATTGACAGAGCTTGGCTAGAGTCCAGAGGTACGGAGGTGGGGATGATAAAAAAGCTCAAATGCAGAGGCTAGGTTGGTATTCCGTTTCAGGGGCAATTCAGGggactctcctttcctctcctgctctccttTCCACACATGTACGTACGACCCAGTGATAATGATGACCATGAAGAGGAGatgagagaaacagaaggaagagGCAAAGGAGAAGGAAACAGAGTATAAAAGGAGgggggaataaatgaatgaaagcaaCAAGAAAACAGTTTGAAAGAGGAAGGAATCCTGGAATATGAGAGTTAAAAAGCAGAGAACACTTAAACTAGCCTCCCTTTGGATGAGGATGGTTTCCTGGTGACTTGCTCTACTGATCCATATCTCCTGAAGTCAAagtgcctttctttcttccccatagctgtgatgaaaataaaaaggagaaaaaaaaacataaaacctagTATTTGGAATCAGAAGAACTGGTGTTATGTCCTGCTCTACGTCTTAGCATTTACCTGACCTGCAGTGACCTCGACTATAAAATGAGCATAATAATCCCCTTTTCCCTTAAAGTTTTCCTCTAAGGCTACACAAATGTTATTATAATGACGTGTGGAACATTAGGTTTCCCAAGCCCACTCCATCCTCTTTGGCCTCAGAGTGCACCTGCCTCTGAAAGGTCTGTGTTACTTTAACAGAAAGTTAATTAGGTCTTTCACCCTCCCTCTGGATATCTGCCTGCGTTAGAAGTGCAGCTCAGCACACAAGCTCCATCATCCATATTAAAAGTGGGATTTTCTGACTTGGCCTGGCTAGCCAGTTGACCAATAGGTTCCAATGTGTGTTTTCAATCAAGCTGCTTACCCAGGAAGCCTTATTAAGTGAGTAAGTCAAGCTGACATGATTTCCGTGCTGATTAACATGAACCTAGGCTGTTTTTGCAATGCAGTCACATTAATTATTTATAGGAGGTAAATGAGGTTAcaaggaaaacaagctcagaTTACCAGAAACAAGtcaaatcatatatttatatttttaaaagctatgtaCTAATTCCTGCATTCATTGATTTGAGGCTCAAGCCTCAAGGATCAAAAAACATTTATCATGCTCTCCCCTTTCTAATATACAAAGGTGACGGAGGATTTAACACTTCAAAGACTAGCTGGTGGAACTGGGATGCCCCAATGGAgtttattaaatacttttatttggtAAATTGTATACCTACGAATCTCTCAACAAATCTCAAAACAATTCAGCCTCTTCCAGAATTAAATGCAAAATATTGACTAAACCACCAGTCTCTTTTGGTTTTCAAATAAGTTTTACAATTGCAGATTTTTCATAGAAAATTCTGACTAAACAGTATCTGTTAGGCAAGTGAGTTAGTCAGACTATTTGCATGTTTGTCTGAAATAGTCTGCGCTATGTTTGCAGTCACTATGTTCTGTGAAGTTTAAAATCTGTTccagattttccatttttaatgaaatcttaTAATAGTTGCactaaaataatcttaaatagGTTTGGCAGACTTCTGGATTGCAATTCGAGCTGCTGCTGTATTCTTGTCTGAGGGTGTGAGATGCGTGTTCAATGAAGAGTTCTCACTTTTAACATATGGGTGGATTTGAAAGATAACCAGTGGTGACCTCCTCTCTTTTCCTGATCCTTTCTAGACACCATGTTACTAACACCTCTAACACCACTAACACTAGACAGACCACAAGGTgcttactgaaaaacaaaatgctCTTCTGGTGACggtgagaaaaatatttcatggtcATGTTGTATACCAGAAGAGTCAGTAGGAAACAAGGGATGTTATGAGTCAGATGTATATGTGTCTCTAAATAGAGATTGAGTAGTCCTTTGGAGAACATGTACAAAGTCTGAATGATCTCATtacagtttttcatttattttgtggtatAGTTATATAACAGTTTTCTCATGTTATTGTttgatattcttttaaaattttgcaatatTACagttattatttacatattatttaattataactACTTTAGCATCTTCTCTCCCTTTCAGAAGTTTCTCTATTTGGACAATAATTTATATGCTCACCTTAGCTATTTCCTTTTATGATCTGAAttctgggaagaaagaaaaacatgttttgaGTGGTATATCAGTTAGTTTTGCATAAAATATCCATGAGATAAAGAACCTGAGAATAAAAAGAGTTGGGTATTGACTCTGCAATGAATAATCAAGTCAGCTTCCTTTTCCTATAGTTGATTTTCTTATAAATGCTATAGTTAAGTGAGTgtcctgggcatttatctgagTTTAGATTAGTTATTTAGAATGGAGAACTTGAGCTAGATAATTATAAGTTGAATTCCAATACAAATTCTGTGCTTTACATCtaagacataaaaagaaaatttagttttaaatcaAATCAGATGTTCACAGGCACTAACCATTGCTGTTTCCTTTTCCAGAGTCTGGAAATGGCAAAAACTTATGTGAAACCCAAGGAGATGACAGAGTTGGTCAACACACCATCTTGGATGGACAAAGGTCCAGCTTCTCAGAATGAGataagggaggaggagagaagaccaGCTGCTTATGGGATGCTTGGCAGCTTAGCTGAAGAGCATGACAGTattgaggaggaagaagaggaggaagaagatgggGAAAAGCCTAAGAGAAGAGGTCCCAAGAAAAAGAAGATGACGAAAGCTCGCCTTGAGAGATTCAGGGCTCGAAGAGTCAAGGCTAATGCTAGGGAACGGACCCGGATGCACGGCCTGAACGATGCCCTGGACAACCTGAGGAGGGTCATGCCGTGCTACTCTAAGACCCAAAAGCTCTCCAAGATAGAGACTCTTAGACTGGCCAGGAACTATATTTGGGCGTTGTCTGAGGTCCTAGAAACTGGACAGACACCTGAAGGGAAGGGCTTTGTGGAGATGCTCTGTAAAGGGCTCTCTCAGCCCACAAGCAACCTGGTGGCTGGATGCCTCCAGTTGGGCTCTCAGTCTGTCCTCCTGGAGAAGTGTGAAGAGAAATCTCCTATTTGTGACTCTGCCATCTCTGTCCACAACTTCAACTATCAATCTCCTGGGCTCCCCAGTCCTCCTTATGGCCATATGGAAACACATCTTATTAATCTCAAACCCCCAGTATTCAAGAGTTTGGGAGAATCATCCTTTGGGAGCCACCCACCTGACTGCAGTACACCACCTTATGAGGGCCCACTTACTCCACCCCTGAGCATCAGTGGGAACTTCTCCCTGAAGCAAGATGCCTCCCCTGACCTGGATAAATCCTACAGTTTCATGCCACATTACCCCTCTGCTAGTCTAAGCTCAGGGCATGTACATTCAACTCCCTTTCAGGCTGGTACCCCCCGCTATGATGTTCCCATAGATATGTCCTATGACTCCTACCCCCATCATGGCATTGGGGCCCAACTCAATACAATCTTCACTGATTAGGTCAGTCAGGCCAGCATTTCAGAGGAAGATGTGGAGACATTTCCCATAACTCAAGTGGTTGAGCTGAAGACTCAGTGACCTTAATGGAACCCTATAGatacatatcaaacaaaatagtcCCAGTCTGTTTACACCTTCCTACACCTGTCTCTCTTTTCTCATCAACTTCTCATATTGTATTGATTCCTTTATTTAGGGTCTTAAAGTGAAATTATCTGACTCTTTACAATCATGTGAAAATAGAACAGAAGCCCTGGATCCTATCTTAGTGGTGCCAAGAACTCACTGAATGATCTATGccaattaatttttcatttctggcCTCTGTTTACTTACTGGTAAAATCAGTCTATTGTTCTAAGTCTAGATCATTTCTAAAGTCCTTCATAGTTCTGAAATTCTGTGACTTTGGTGATCACTCCTATAAACTGCTTGAAAGTGGAAGGATTGAGGAGTAATAGGAAATGGACACCATGCATGGAATGGTCAAATGGAATTGCCAAAGGAGCACCAGTTGCGTGTCTCTCGGGGACTTGATGATCGGACTTCTTAGCATTTATCTAAAAATAGCTTCCAGAGGCTAACATTCTAACTTGGCTGTCACTGTGAATAATGTTCTTTAAGAGATTAGCTCTGTTTCTTGTTGGGCTGAAAGCTGAACATATCTTCCATAGTAATTTGAGAACCATAATAGAGATCTCATACCAACTCGATTCTTGATGACATTTCAAAAGCACTTTTCTCAGTACTAGAGGTGGGGCAAGCAAGTCACTGAAACCTCAGACTCCTACAACCAATGGGACTTGGAGAAGTCATCTAGACCATTTCATGGCCTTCATAACCTGAGGGCCCTGGAAATTCTGATGAAGCTCAGTTACTGCTATTGGAATCAGCAAACAACCCAGGCCACATTCAAGAGCAATAAAATGGCTGTTGGATACTACCTAACCAACGTTTGGGGACTCTCTCCGGCTCACACCCGCCCATGGGAAAACCACTAGGTTTTCTTTGGCAAGATGAATTTCATTTGGTTAaggaaaaaatggttaaaaccaCCAGCTTTTGTCCACACATATTTTCTACAAGCACAAGCACCAATGGATTTATTGACCAAACTTGAGTTTTTCCAACATACATATAATTCTTTATCTCATTCCCACTAATTGTTACCTCTTCCTCACTTCTAAAATATGTTATTACGTATTGTAGGTAACATTTCAAGTGACCAGACTTAGGGATGCAGAAATCAAATCCAAGGTCAGTGAATGCTTTTACCAATTTATGTCTTCACCGCAGGTTTATCCTGATTTgcagtatgtttatttttcttcttgtaactcttctttcctttatatCAGCAGTAATTTtgtcaagtttatttttttccagagaaatgTGATCTGAGA is a genomic window of Kogia breviceps isolate mKogBre1 chromosome 12, mKogBre1 haplotype 1, whole genome shotgun sequence containing:
- the NEUROD4 gene encoding neurogenic differentiation factor 4 translates to MAKTYVKPKEMTELVNTPSWMDKGPASQNEIREEERRPAAYGMLGSLAEEHDSIEEEEEEEEDGEKPKRRGPKKKKMTKARLERFRARRVKANARERTRMHGLNDALDNLRRVMPCYSKTQKLSKIETLRLARNYIWALSEVLETGQTPEGKGFVEMLCKGLSQPTSNLVAGCLQLGSQSVLLEKCEEKSPICDSAISVHNFNYQSPGLPSPPYGHMETHLINLKPPVFKSLGESSFGSHPPDCSTPPYEGPLTPPLSISGNFSLKQDASPDLDKSYSFMPHYPSASLSSGHVHSTPFQAGTPRYDVPIDMSYDSYPHHGIGAQLNTIFTD